One part of the Candidatus Saccharimonadales bacterium genome encodes these proteins:
- the mutM gene encoding bifunctional DNA-formamidopyrimidine glycosylase/DNA-(apurinic or apyrimidinic site) lyase, which produces MPELPEVETIKAGLAKFLPGRQIIAEKHDWPRGFPNSPADVDQFLIGAKIKTVRRRAKVLVIDLQNNYSIVVHLKMTGQLVFKSDDFRFGAGHPSDSLIGKLPDKSTRVEITFKDGSKLFFNDQRKFGWMRLLPTLEVENLDFFKKVGPEPLSKNFTPSEFAQRFKRRANSNIKAALLDQTVVAGVGNIYADESLWSAKIHPETKVKNITDEQFKLLYTELRKILNLSISMGGSTDRNYVGADGQKGSYLQFANVFRREGQACNRCGTIIIKTRVAGRGTHICPVCQPKPV; this is translated from the coding sequence ATGCCAGAGTTACCAGAGGTAGAAACAATCAAAGCCGGGCTGGCCAAATTTTTGCCCGGCCGTCAAATTATTGCCGAAAAGCACGATTGGCCTAGAGGGTTTCCAAACTCCCCGGCAGATGTTGATCAGTTTTTGATTGGTGCAAAAATTAAAACCGTGCGTCGTCGCGCCAAAGTTTTGGTGATTGACTTGCAGAATAACTACAGCATTGTTGTCCACTTAAAAATGACCGGACAATTAGTTTTTAAGAGCGATGATTTTAGATTCGGCGCCGGCCACCCCAGCGATAGTTTAATCGGCAAATTGCCTGATAAATCTACTCGAGTAGAAATAACTTTTAAAGATGGCTCCAAATTATTTTTTAATGATCAGCGTAAATTTGGTTGGATGCGGTTACTGCCTACCTTAGAAGTGGAGAACTTGGATTTCTTTAAAAAAGTCGGACCCGAACCGTTGAGCAAAAATTTTACACCTAGCGAATTTGCTCAGCGATTTAAACGTCGCGCAAACAGCAATATAAAAGCGGCCTTGCTCGATCAAACCGTTGTGGCTGGCGTCGGCAATATTTATGCCGATGAATCGCTTTGGAGCGCAAAAATTCACCCCGAAACAAAAGTCAAAAACATAACCGATGAGCAATTTAAACTTTTATATACTGAACTTCGAAAAATCTTAAACCTCAGCATTTCTATGGGTGGATCGACGGATCGAAATTATGTGGGAGCTGACGGCCAAAAAGGCAGTTATCTACAGTTTGCCAATGTTTTTAGGCGCGAGGGACAAGCGTGCAATCGATGCGGCACGATAATTATTAAAACCAGGGTGGCCGGGCGAGGGACTCATATTTGCCCGGTCTGTCAGCCAAAACCGGTATAA
- a CDS encoding HAD family phosphatase produces MIKAVILDCFGVLYVPVGEDFYRSHLKNYDEVKDQLRELEYRSDLGQITQEQLNERVAEIGGIDVDEVRKSIVGQYVRNKALLNFAQSLRPKIKVALLSNINAESIDQFFSSDERNKFFDASVISGEVGVAKPNPLIFEMVAQKLGVLPSECVMVDDSGAHCDGAQEAGMKSVLFESTDGAISQINALL; encoded by the coding sequence ATGATTAAAGCAGTAATTTTAGATTGTTTTGGTGTTCTGTATGTGCCGGTGGGGGAGGACTTTTACAGATCTCATCTTAAAAATTACGATGAGGTGAAAGATCAGTTGCGCGAACTGGAATACAGATCCGATCTTGGGCAGATTACTCAGGAACAATTGAACGAGCGAGTTGCAGAAATAGGCGGTATAGATGTCGATGAGGTTCGTAAAAGTATAGTCGGCCAATACGTTCGCAATAAGGCGTTATTGAATTTTGCGCAAAGTTTGCGTCCAAAAATTAAGGTTGCGCTGCTTAGCAATATTAATGCCGAGAGTATTGATCAATTTTTTAGTTCGGATGAGCGCAATAAGTTTTTCGATGCCAGTGTGATTTCGGGTGAAGTTGGAGTTGCTAAGCCTAATCCTTTAATTTTTGAAATGGTGGCTCAAAAACTTGGCGTTTTACCGAGCGAGTGCGTTATGGTTGATGATAGTGGGGCTCATTGTGACGGGGCTCAAGAGGCTGGCATGAAATCTGTGTTATTTGAATCAACTGACGGGGCAATTAGCCAAATTAATGCGTTACTATGA
- the dut gene encoding dUTP diphosphatase, which yields MIVKAVNKSKHELPQYQTEHSAGFDLTANLDQPVTLKPLERALIPTGLHIELPAGYEAQIRPRSGLALKHGLSIVNSPATIDADYRGEIGVILINLSNQDFTVNDGERIAQMVVTKYEKIEWDQALELTQTARGERGFGHTGK from the coding sequence ATGATCGTAAAAGCTGTTAATAAATCTAAGCACGAATTACCGCAATACCAAACCGAACATTCGGCAGGCTTTGACCTAACTGCCAACCTAGACCAACCTGTCACGCTTAAGCCATTAGAGCGTGCGTTGATCCCAACTGGTCTCCATATTGAACTCCCAGCCGGCTACGAAGCACAGATTAGGCCGCGCAGCGGATTAGCGCTAAAACACGGGCTGAGCATTGTTAATTCGCCGGCCACCATTGATGCTGACTACAGGGGAGAGATTGGAGTTATTTTAATAAATTTATCTAATCAGGATTTTACGGTTAACGATGGCGAGAGGATCGCACAAATGGTTGTGACGAAGTATGAAAAAATTGAGTGGGATCAGGCGTTAGAATTAACACAAACAGCAAGGGGTGAGCGCGGTTTTGGACACACCGGCAAATGA
- a CDS encoding nucleoside deaminase encodes MSDEQLLKKAIEVGDEVEAPFNFGAVVADANGKIISADHGYVFENHDPSAHAEVTAIKNAGKALNTQDLKGCILYASHEPCSMCVSCAVWAGIDRIVFNKLASEQDPGMYRINNYSASDYAKNFLVPIKVTRLDLRLGDQ; translated from the coding sequence ATGAGCGACGAACAACTTTTAAAAAAAGCCATCGAAGTGGGGGATGAAGTTGAAGCTCCCTTTAATTTTGGCGCAGTGGTTGCTGACGCTAACGGCAAAATAATCTCGGCTGATCACGGCTATGTGTTTGAGAATCACGATCCATCTGCGCACGCTGAAGTAACTGCTATAAAAAATGCTGGCAAAGCCTTGAACACTCAAGATCTCAAAGGTTGCATTTTATACGCAAGTCACGAACCTTGCAGTATGTGTGTATCGTGCGCGGTTTGGGCAGGGATCGACAGAATAGTCTTTAATAAGCTTGCCAGCGAGCAAGATCCTGGAATGTATCGAATTAATAATTACAGCGCCTCTGATTACGCCAAAAACTTCTTGGTTCCAATTAAGGTTACCCGACTCGATTTGCGGTTGGGCGACCAATAG
- the polA gene encoding DNA polymerase I, with product MSKRLVIIDGKSVFYRGYYAMPSLSTKDGTPTGGVYGFATMALEIIKKLQPNYVCVAWDKPKTNIRSRLELYPQYKAGRKPAPPDFYVQVPILHDLLNSLGWPLYEADDYEADDLMGAFAKQAGEKDIESYLVTSDLDVLQLVNPHTHIYTLKKGFTQIELFNEESFKAKYSVEPTQWIDVKALKGDSSDNIPGVAGVGEKTAIELIKQYGNLEAVYDNIELIKPTVKKKLEASKDMAFLSKKLVTLMVDAPVKLDFEKAKLSDNVTPEFVAMLRKLEFRTLLRQAEAQLSKTDKVQAEEPANVLEPAKRVDLSELNLANQQPRVVALSPAGDELWVSGNSKTYAVISLANGVEDDAVEVMQHGEIIGHDLKDLLSKLLAKNYSWVGKVGHDTKIGAFLLNSLERLRELSDLVEQPVDVEDASKVIAAIWRAYDDQKLQFEQLPQITKLAHEVEFPTIDLLAKIEHRGIRLDSDFLKQMSKKFAVRINEFEEKIFELAGQTFNIASPTQLANILFEVMGLPTMGIKKGKTGYSTGAKELDKLRGLNPIVDLITQYREYTKLKSTYIDALPKLVDEQGKLHTDFRLDVAATGRLSSANPNLQNIPTRTEIGQAIRSAFVPAEGNVFVSADYSQFELRLAAVLADDKKMIEEFNKDADIHTATAAEFYGVSMSDVTKDQRRNAKTINFGVLYGMSPHGLSVGTGMSMIEARDFIKRYFELRAPIRIYMDDIVQQAARDGFVQTMFGRRRPTPDLKSSNFAVREAAKRAAINMPIQGTEADLMKIAMLRVEEELGDLGQQILQIHDSILVECPAVNAPKVEKILQKVMEEVCPELPVKLKVDVKTGANWGEL from the coding sequence ATGAGCAAGCGCCTAGTTATTATTGATGGTAAGTCGGTTTTTTATCGCGGGTATTACGCAATGCCAAGTTTAAGCACCAAAGACGGTACGCCTACAGGTGGAGTTTATGGTTTTGCTACAATGGCGCTCGAAATTATTAAAAAATTGCAGCCGAATTACGTTTGCGTGGCATGGGACAAGCCAAAAACCAATATCCGCTCGCGGTTAGAGCTTTATCCGCAGTACAAGGCCGGCCGCAAGCCTGCGCCGCCAGATTTTTATGTTCAGGTACCGATACTACACGACTTGCTTAACAGTTTGGGCTGGCCGCTTTACGAAGCCGACGACTATGAAGCCGATGATCTTATGGGGGCCTTTGCTAAGCAGGCTGGCGAAAAAGATATTGAGAGTTATTTGGTAACCAGCGACCTCGATGTTTTGCAATTGGTAAATCCCCATACTCATATTTACACCTTAAAAAAAGGTTTTACACAGATTGAGCTTTTCAACGAAGAAAGCTTTAAAGCGAAATACAGTGTAGAGCCGACCCAGTGGATCGATGTTAAAGCGCTAAAAGGCGATTCTAGCGATAACATTCCTGGAGTAGCAGGCGTGGGCGAAAAAACCGCAATCGAACTAATTAAACAATACGGAAATCTTGAAGCTGTTTACGACAACATTGAATTGATTAAACCAACCGTTAAAAAGAAGTTGGAAGCCAGCAAAGACATGGCGTTTTTAAGTAAAAAACTAGTCACTTTAATGGTCGACGCGCCGGTAAAACTTGATTTCGAAAAGGCAAAGCTTAGCGACAACGTTACGCCAGAATTCGTGGCAATGCTGAGAAAGCTAGAGTTTAGAACGCTTTTGCGCCAAGCCGAAGCGCAGCTCAGCAAAACTGATAAAGTTCAAGCTGAAGAGCCGGCAAACGTTCTCGAGCCAGCTAAGCGGGTAGATTTAAGCGAGCTTAACTTGGCAAACCAACAGCCACGCGTGGTGGCGCTGAGCCCCGCCGGAGATGAATTGTGGGTGAGTGGTAATTCTAAAACTTACGCAGTTATAAGCTTGGCAAATGGTGTTGAAGACGACGCTGTTGAAGTTATGCAACACGGTGAAATTATTGGTCACGACCTGAAAGATCTACTAAGCAAATTACTAGCTAAGAATTATTCCTGGGTTGGCAAAGTTGGTCATGATACAAAAATTGGCGCATTTTTACTAAACAGCCTTGAGCGCCTGCGTGAACTGAGTGATTTAGTTGAACAGCCTGTCGACGTCGAAGACGCGAGCAAAGTTATTGCTGCGATTTGGCGCGCTTATGACGATCAAAAGCTACAGTTTGAGCAATTGCCGCAAATCACAAAGTTAGCGCACGAGGTCGAGTTCCCGACGATCGATTTGTTGGCTAAAATCGAACACCGCGGTATAAGGCTCGACAGTGACTTTTTAAAACAGATGAGCAAAAAGTTCGCCGTACGAATTAATGAGTTCGAGGAGAAGATTTTTGAACTCGCTGGTCAAACTTTTAACATTGCGTCGCCAACTCAGCTGGCAAATATTTTGTTCGAAGTTATGGGCCTGCCAACTATGGGTATAAAAAAAGGTAAAACTGGTTATTCAACCGGCGCTAAGGAGCTCGATAAACTGCGTGGTTTAAACCCGATCGTCGACTTAATTACCCAGTATCGCGAATACACTAAGCTCAAAAGTACATACATTGACGCGTTGCCAAAACTGGTCGATGAACAGGGTAAGTTGCATACAGATTTTCGCCTAGATGTTGCGGCAACGGGGCGGCTGAGCTCGGCTAACCCGAACTTGCAGAATATTCCTACTCGCACCGAGATTGGTCAGGCGATTCGCAGCGCCTTTGTACCGGCCGAAGGTAATGTTTTTGTAAGTGCTGACTACAGTCAGTTTGAACTGCGCCTTGCTGCGGTTTTGGCCGATGACAAAAAGATGATCGAAGAATTTAACAAAGACGCAGACATTCATACTGCAACTGCCGCCGAATTTTATGGGGTGAGCATGAGTGACGTTACCAAAGACCAGCGCCGCAATGCCAAAACTATTAACTTCGGTGTTCTTTACGGCATGAGCCCGCACGGTTTGAGTGTTGGCACGGGAATGAGCATGATCGAAGCCCGCGATTTTATTAAACGCTATTTTGAACTGCGTGCGCCGATCCGAATTTACATGGACGACATCGTGCAGCAAGCCGCCCGCGATGGTTTTGTGCAAACTATGTTTGGCCGCCGTCGCCCAACGCCAGACCTAAAAAGTAGTAACTTTGCCGTGCGCGAAGCAGCTAAGCGTGCTGCAATTAACATGCCAATCCAGGGGACAGAAGCTGACCTTATGAAGATTGCCATGCTTCGTGTCGAAGAGGAATTAGGCGATCTAGGTCAGCAAATCCTGCAAATTCACGACAGTATTTTAGTAGAGTGTCCGGCTGTAAACGCGCCAAAAGTTGAGAAGATCTTGCAAAAAGTAATGGAAGAAGTCTGTCCAGAGCTGCCAGTTAAATTAAAGGTGGATGTAAAAACAGGGGCTAATTGGGGAGAGCTTTAA
- a CDS encoding sigma-70 family RNA polymerase sigma factor, translated as MPESKNTPDLQNFYMSQIRGIEEALLKPQDEVDLAKQIEAGLYAEHLLELSEYDEDPDLLEAIAKDGQLAKRRFEKANMRLIISTTGKYFRGRVLLGMDQTDLYQEGYFGLVRAIEKFDYTKGYKFSTYATWWIRSYISRAIANQNQSKRLPVHVSERVNKMFKIKNQLEKEYGREPTNDELAAEMDMTLDELEKLILDSQDAISLNMQMGEDGDGEIGDLIGANEDFTDEVERVFLADLLDDALCNLPPSQERVIRMIHGIGCEPVKIKAIAKLLRMADARVRQSEAEGFANIRKTYPELALYLP; from the coding sequence ATGCCTGAATCCAAAAACACTCCTGACCTACAAAATTTTTACATGTCCCAGATTCGCGGGATCGAAGAAGCTCTGTTAAAGCCACAAGATGAAGTTGATCTAGCAAAGCAAATAGAAGCCGGATTATATGCCGAGCATTTATTAGAATTGTCCGAATATGACGAGGATCCAGACTTACTCGAGGCAATTGCCAAAGACGGTCAGCTAGCGAAGCGCCGTTTTGAGAAGGCTAATATGCGACTAATCATTAGTACAACTGGTAAATATTTTCGAGGTAGAGTTTTGCTTGGCATGGATCAAACCGATCTTTATCAAGAAGGCTACTTTGGCCTAGTTCGCGCGATCGAGAAGTTTGATTACACAAAAGGATATAAATTTAGCACTTACGCAACTTGGTGGATCCGCAGCTATATTTCTAGGGCAATTGCAAATCAAAATCAGTCGAAACGGCTACCGGTGCATGTTTCTGAGCGGGTGAATAAGATGTTTAAAATCAAAAATCAGCTCGAGAAAGAATATGGTCGGGAACCCACTAATGACGAGTTGGCCGCAGAAATGGACATGACCTTAGACGAACTCGAGAAGCTTATCCTCGACAGCCAAGATGCGATTTCTCTAAACATGCAAATGGGCGAAGACGGTGATGGTGAAATTGGTGACTTAATTGGCGCGAACGAAGATTTTACAGACGAAGTTGAGCGAGTGTTTTTGGCGGATCTACTTGATGACGCTCTGTGTAATTTGCCACCAAGCCAAGAGCGTGTGATTAGGATGATTCACGGAATTGGTTGTGAACCGGTTAAAATCAAGGCTATCGCCAAATTATTAAGAATGGCAGACGCCCGAGTGAGGCAGAGCGAGGCCGAAGGCTTTGCAAATATTCGCAAAACCTACCCTGAACTTGCTTTGTATTTACCTTAA
- a CDS encoding undecaprenyl diphosphate synthase family protein encodes MSDLNHVAIILDGNRRWAKEHGLSGDSSVYKHGGLAIAPVVEAIYKSGAQCISLWVGSYSNLVNRSKILLKALDHAYEAKFNELADSETIREQQVKIEIIGEWRELLSESCVAAADRAIEATKNFAKRTLVILVGYDGVRERGAAVQKLLQQNSPTPSDILQAEQLLRSNSWTGHLPNVDLIIRTGAWQDPHNSAGFLGFLTTDSQYSFPPVLWPDLTKEMVSEICDDYLSRERRYGK; translated from the coding sequence ATGTCCGATCTTAATCACGTAGCAATTATTTTAGATGGCAACCGACGTTGGGCCAAGGAGCATGGCTTATCTGGCGATTCATCGGTTTATAAACATGGCGGTTTAGCAATCGCCCCCGTTGTTGAGGCAATTTACAAAAGCGGCGCTCAATGCATTAGTTTGTGGGTTGGATCTTACTCTAACTTAGTTAACAGATCAAAAATTCTGCTCAAAGCCCTTGACCATGCCTACGAAGCTAAATTTAACGAGCTAGCCGACAGCGAAACAATCCGAGAACAACAGGTAAAAATTGAGATCATTGGTGAGTGGCGCGAACTTTTGAGTGAAAGTTGTGTGGCGGCCGCCGATCGCGCAATTGAGGCGACTAAAAATTTTGCAAAAAGAACTCTGGTAATTTTGGTCGGCTACGATGGTGTTCGCGAACGCGGCGCAGCAGTACAAAAATTACTCCAACAAAACTCCCCCACTCCATCTGACATATTGCAAGCCGAACAACTTTTACGCTCAAACAGCTGGACAGGCCATTTGCCAAATGTAGACCTAATCATTCGCACTGGCGCCTGGCAAGATCCACACAACAGCGCTGGCTTTTTAGGATTTTTAACAACCGATTCACAATACTCCTTCCCTCCAGTTCTATGGCCAGATTTAACCAAAGAAATGGTAAGCGAAATTTGCGATGATTACTTAAGTCGCGAAAGGCGCTATGGTAAATAA
- a CDS encoding AAA family ATPase — protein sequence MVNKQRLKIIGLSGTNGSGKDAIGTILADQFGYFFISVTDALREEAVRRGWTAERKYTSIVSTDWRREFGLAVLVERALQKYQQAGGDQKYKGVVMASLRNPFEADKVHELGGVVIWVDADPEVRYSRTVKNVALRGNRGDESASFEHFLADEAAEMRATSNDDNGLNMSAVKQKADLTLLNNSDSLNELTRTIKDTLHL from the coding sequence ATGGTAAATAAACAACGCTTAAAAATTATCGGCCTCTCGGGCACTAACGGTTCCGGCAAAGACGCGATTGGGACCATTTTAGCCGACCAGTTCGGCTATTTTTTTATCAGTGTAACAGACGCTTTGCGGGAAGAGGCTGTGCGACGTGGATGGACAGCCGAGCGCAAGTACACAAGCATAGTAAGCACTGATTGGCGGCGCGAATTTGGCTTGGCAGTTTTAGTGGAGCGTGCTTTGCAAAAATATCAGCAAGCAGGCGGTGACCAAAAATATAAAGGCGTAGTTATGGCTTCGCTTCGCAACCCTTTCGAGGCCGATAAGGTTCACGAGCTAGGCGGCGTTGTAATTTGGGTAGATGCCGATCCTGAAGTTCGTTATTCGAGAACTGTTAAAAACGTTGCTCTACGGGGTAATCGTGGCGACGAGTCTGCCAGCTTTGAACATTTTTTAGCCGACGAAGCCGCCGAAATGAGAGCGACCAGTAATGACGATAACGGATTAAATATGTCGGCCGTAAAACAAAAAGCTGATCTTACGCTTTTGAATAATAGCGATTCACTCAACGAGTTGACTCGAACGATTAAAGATACTTTGCATCTTTAG
- the rpoD gene encoding RNA polymerase sigma factor RpoD: MPKKPAIEPVADDEELVVKDDFQMSDDSIEPMADDLEESEEWQEDDSAPAYLDDISDDSVRLYLREIGKIPLLNPEEELGLAKQVVENRAELEEVQDKIADIEEKTKKGEASARMTEELEKLSARAKKLSLPKDQMAEANMRLVVSIAKRYSGRGLDFLDLIQEGNTGLLRAVEKFDPDKGFKFSTYATWWIRQAITRAIADQARTIRIPVHMVETINKLLRTQRRMTQELNREPTIEELAVEMEMEPEKIEYVMKIKQDITSLDANVRDDDDDSVLGDFIEDEDAQSPEESAAMQLLKEQVRDMLGVLTEREQKILKMRFGLDDGKSHTLEEVGQEFSVTRERIRQIEAKALSKLRKHKDSKRLHDYIQ; this comes from the coding sequence ATGCCAAAAAAACCAGCAATCGAACCAGTCGCAGACGACGAAGAGTTGGTCGTAAAGGATGATTTTCAGATGTCAGATGACTCGATAGAGCCAATGGCGGATGATTTAGAAGAGAGCGAAGAGTGGCAGGAAGATGATTCTGCGCCAGCTTATCTAGATGACATCTCGGACGATTCGGTTCGCCTATACTTGCGTGAGATTGGCAAGATCCCACTTTTAAACCCAGAAGAAGAACTGGGCTTGGCTAAGCAAGTTGTCGAAAACCGAGCCGAGTTAGAAGAAGTTCAGGATAAGATTGCCGATATTGAAGAAAAAACCAAAAAAGGTGAGGCTTCCGCAAGAATGACGGAAGAGCTTGAGAAGCTTTCGGCACGCGCTAAAAAACTTAGTCTACCTAAAGATCAAATGGCTGAAGCTAACATGCGTTTGGTGGTGAGTATCGCTAAGCGTTATAGTGGTCGTGGGCTAGATTTCTTGGATTTGATTCAAGAAGGTAACACAGGTTTGTTGCGCGCGGTTGAAAAATTCGACCCAGACAAAGGCTTTAAATTTAGCACTTACGCAACTTGGTGGATTCGCCAGGCAATCACCCGTGCGATTGCCGATCAAGCGCGTACAATTCGCATACCAGTGCACATGGTCGAGACAATCAACAAACTTTTACGCACTCAGCGCCGTATGACCCAGGAGCTTAACCGTGAGCCGACTATCGAAGAACTTGCGGTTGAAATGGAAATGGAACCTGAGAAAATCGAATACGTTATGAAAATCAAGCAAGATATTACATCTCTTGATGCAAACGTGCGTGACGACGACGATGATAGTGTTTTAGGTGATTTTATTGAGGATGAAGATGCCCAGAGTCCAGAAGAATCTGCGGCAATGCAGCTGTTAAAAGAGCAAGTTCGCGATATGCTTGGTGTTTTGACCGAGCGCGAGCAAAAAATCTTAAAAATGCGATTTGGTTTAGATGACGGCAAAAGTCACACGCTAGAAGAAGTTGGCCAGGAATTTAGCGTCACTCGTGAGCGTATTCGCCAGATCGAAGCTAAGGCGTTGAGTAAATTACGCAAACATAAAGATTCTAAGCGTTTGCACGACTACATCCAATAA
- the dnaG gene encoding DNA primase, with the protein MEAKEEIRSRLNIEDVVGEYVQLKRAGRNFKGLSPFSQEKSASFMVSPEKHIWHDFSSGKGGDIFSFVMEVEGLDFKGAIELLARKAGVDLSQYRSTQGANLSRKKDRLYQALEIASKYYQHCLINSEFARDYVVKKRKLNKAVVQDFMIGYSPDHDKDLFLALKKRGFTEAELRDAGLAVTRRYGIGDMFRARMMVSLMDPQGRVVGFTARILKDEPNAPKYINTPQTLLYDKSRHVFGLHLAKEAIRQSDFVVIVEGNLDVISSHQVNVKNVVATAGTALTDSHLRTLSRFTQDVRLAFDADKAGVAATERAISIACNLGINLSIITLQGDAKDPDELIKQDVTLWQQAIDQPKDAVEWLLDIYATRFDLNSAEGKRRVTDQALSVVRAIDDPVLREHYVQKISERVKASVNALQAKLEKVEKPKKPELKTPVKPPQKVKPGQFVYQDHLLALATVHDEVRDILRKLEPTNFEGEERQRIAEYLINPGQSLQSDEISVKIQELELIAEAKYPQFSEEIYFIASDIAKKVKKEHKIQMRAQFKQAFTQAQSQEEQLKFSDLIKKLDKEIEALNR; encoded by the coding sequence ATGGAAGCCAAAGAAGAGATTAGGTCGCGATTAAACATAGAAGACGTAGTGGGTGAGTATGTTCAGCTTAAGCGTGCCGGCCGAAACTTTAAGGGGCTATCCCCCTTTAGCCAAGAAAAGTCGGCAAGTTTTATGGTAAGCCCCGAAAAGCACATTTGGCACGACTTTAGTAGTGGTAAAGGCGGTGATATTTTTAGCTTTGTAATGGAAGTTGAGGGACTTGATTTTAAGGGTGCAATAGAGCTTTTAGCGCGCAAAGCCGGAGTTGATTTGAGCCAATATCGCAGCACGCAGGGGGCAAATTTGAGCCGCAAAAAGGATCGTCTTTATCAAGCGCTTGAGATAGCATCTAAATATTATCAGCACTGCTTAATTAACAGCGAATTCGCTCGAGATTACGTGGTAAAAAAACGCAAATTGAACAAAGCGGTTGTTCAGGATTTTATGATTGGCTATTCCCCCGATCATGATAAGGATTTATTTTTAGCGCTAAAAAAGCGTGGGTTTACCGAGGCTGAACTGCGTGATGCGGGTTTGGCAGTTACTCGGCGTTACGGAATTGGCGATATGTTTCGCGCGAGGATGATGGTTTCGCTGATGGACCCGCAAGGCAGAGTGGTTGGTTTTACTGCCAGAATTTTAAAAGACGAGCCAAACGCTCCAAAATACATAAACACGCCACAAACCTTGCTTTACGATAAAAGCCGCCACGTTTTTGGATTACATTTAGCAAAAGAGGCGATTCGTCAATCGGATTTTGTAGTGATTGTAGAGGGAAACCTGGATGTTATTTCGAGTCATCAGGTAAATGTTAAAAACGTCGTGGCTACGGCCGGAACAGCCTTAACAGATAGCCATTTGCGAACTTTAAGTCGCTTTACTCAAGATGTGAGATTGGCTTTTGATGCAGATAAAGCTGGCGTAGCGGCGACCGAGCGCGCGATATCGATTGCGTGCAACTTAGGGATCAACCTGAGCATCATCACTTTACAAGGCGATGCTAAGGACCCTGACGAACTTATCAAACAGGATGTAACTTTGTGGCAGCAGGCGATCGATCAGCCTAAAGATGCAGTTGAGTGGTTATTAGATATATATGCAACGCGTTTTGATTTAAATTCGGCCGAAGGAAAACGCCGCGTAACTGATCAAGCGCTGAGTGTCGTGCGAGCAATTGATGATCCAGTCCTGCGTGAGCACTATGTGCAAAAAATTAGCGAGCGGGTAAAGGCTTCGGTTAACGCATTGCAAGCGAAGTTGGAAAAAGTTGAAAAACCAAAAAAACCAGAATTAAAAACCCCAGTTAAGCCACCACAAAAAGTTAAGCCGGGCCAGTTCGTTTACCAAGATCATTTACTGGCACTAGCGACAGTGCACGACGAGGTTCGCGACATTTTAAGAAAACTTGAACCGACCAACTTTGAAGGCGAAGAGCGTCAACGGATCGCGGAGTATCTTATTAACCCTGGTCAAAGCTTGCAATCTGACGAAATTAGTGTAAAAATACAGGAGTTAGAACTCATCGCTGAGGCTAAGTACCCGCAGTTTAGCGAAGAAATTTATTTTATAGCCAGCGACATTGCCAAAAAAGTCAAAAAAGAACACAAAATTCAGATGCGAGCACAATTTAAACAAGCCTTTACTCAAGCACAATCCCAAGAAGAACAACTTAAGTTCAGTGACTTGATTAAGAAACTCGACAAAGAAATAGAAGCTTTAAATCGTTAG
- a CDS encoding MmcQ/YjbR family DNA-binding protein, whose translation MQKLTHKQIEEYILSMPNSRLDYPFGEGTAVYKVGDKMFALIDEGSEPLRVSLKCDPLLAEHLREKYETVLPGYHLNKKHWNTVICSGQLDEQEVRDLILLSYNLVTGKA comes from the coding sequence ATGCAAAAACTTACGCATAAACAAATCGAAGAGTATATTTTATCGATGCCGAACTCGCGGCTAGATTACCCTTTTGGCGAAGGCACTGCTGTTTATAAAGTAGGCGACAAAATGTTTGCGCTAATCGATGAGGGCTCTGAGCCGCTGCGCGTAAGCTTAAAATGTGATCCGCTGTTGGCCGAGCACCTGCGCGAAAAATACGAAACCGTATTGCCGGGCTACCACTTGAATAAAAAACATTGGAACACGGTAATTTGCAGCGGTCAGTTAGATGAACAAGAGGTTCGTGATCTAATTCTGCTTTCTTACAATCTGGTTACTGGTAAAGCCTAA